A window of the Streptomyces luomodiensis genome harbors these coding sequences:
- a CDS encoding YchJ family protein, giving the protein MSRRTRRPRPAPATPASCPCGLPSAYADCCGRLHRGQGRATTAEQLMRSRYSAFAVGDEAYLLRSWHPTTRPPGIGLDPGLRWVRLEILGTTEGSAFHTTGTVEFRAHYTQGGQAGSLHENSRFVRHEGAWVYLDAVTED; this is encoded by the coding sequence ATGTCCCGACGCACCCGACGCCCGCGGCCGGCCCCCGCCACCCCGGCCTCCTGCCCCTGCGGGCTGCCCTCGGCCTATGCCGACTGCTGCGGCCGGCTGCACCGCGGCCAGGGCCGGGCGACCACCGCCGAACAGCTGATGCGCTCGCGCTACAGCGCCTTCGCCGTCGGGGACGAGGCATACCTGCTGCGCAGCTGGCACCCCACCACCCGGCCGCCCGGCATCGGCCTCGACCCCGGGCTGCGCTGGGTGCGCCTGGAGATCCTGGGGACCACCGAGGGCAGCGCGTTCCACACCACGGGCACCGTCGAGTTCCGCGCCCACTACACCCAGGGCGGCCAGGCCGGCTCGCTCCACGAGAACAGCCGCTTCGTACGCCATGAGGGCGCCTGGGTCTATCTCGACGCGGTGACCGAGGACTGA
- a CDS encoding family 2 encapsulin nanocompartment cargo protein terpene cyclase: MTVGTSPEAQPGPPRQTYVLADAAARARDIAAATGRRPAVPASPAPPPVDAPAPGARPPSAGRGPVLRGPSGLGTAGLHLTPRETPAPPEPAAAPAEGNPIPGLYHHPVPEPDPVRVDEVGRRIKAWAVDEVDLYPDDWEDQFDGFSVGRYMVACHPDAPGVDHLMLATRLMVAENAVDDCYCEDHGGSPIGLGGRLLLAHTALDPLHTTREYQPPWAESLGSDAPRRAYRSAMEYFVQAASASQADRYRHDMARLHMGYLAEAAWAQTDHVPEVWEYLAMRQFNNFRPCPTITDTVGGYELPADLHAQPAMQRVIALAGNATTIVNDLYSYTKELAAPGRHLNLPVVLAEREGISDRAAYLKAVEVHNDLMHDFEAEAAALAAACPVPSVQRFLRGVAAWVDGNHYWHQTNTYRYSLPDFW, from the coding sequence ATGACTGTTGGTACCAGCCCGGAAGCACAGCCGGGGCCGCCCCGGCAGACGTACGTCCTCGCCGATGCCGCCGCCCGCGCCCGCGACATCGCGGCCGCCACCGGCCGTCGGCCCGCTGTGCCTGCCTCGCCCGCGCCGCCTCCCGTCGACGCCCCCGCCCCCGGGGCGCGGCCACCGAGCGCCGGCCGGGGGCCGGTGCTGCGCGGCCCCAGCGGTCTGGGCACGGCGGGCCTGCACCTGACCCCGCGCGAGACGCCGGCCCCGCCGGAGCCGGCGGCGGCTCCCGCGGAGGGCAATCCGATCCCGGGCCTCTACCACCACCCGGTGCCCGAGCCCGACCCCGTCCGGGTGGACGAGGTCGGCCGCAGGATCAAGGCCTGGGCGGTGGACGAGGTCGACCTGTACCCCGATGACTGGGAGGACCAGTTCGACGGCTTCTCCGTGGGGCGCTACATGGTCGCCTGCCATCCGGACGCCCCCGGCGTCGACCACCTGATGCTCGCCACGCGCCTGATGGTCGCCGAGAACGCGGTGGACGACTGCTACTGCGAGGACCACGGAGGTTCGCCGATCGGCCTCGGCGGCCGCCTTCTGCTGGCGCACACCGCCCTCGACCCGTTGCACACGACGAGGGAGTACCAGCCGCCGTGGGCGGAGTCGCTGGGTTCGGACGCGCCGCGCCGTGCCTACCGCTCCGCCATGGAGTACTTCGTCCAAGCGGCCAGCGCCTCCCAGGCCGACCGGTACCGGCACGACATGGCGCGTCTGCACATGGGGTACCTCGCCGAGGCGGCCTGGGCGCAGACGGACCACGTCCCCGAGGTGTGGGAGTACCTGGCGATGCGCCAGTTCAACAACTTCCGTCCGTGCCCCACCATCACCGACACCGTCGGCGGTTACGAACTGCCGGCCGACCTGCACGCCCAGCCCGCCATGCAGCGGGTCATCGCGCTCGCCGGGAACGCCACCACCATCGTCAACGACCTGTACTCGTACACCAAGGAACTCGCCGCCCCCGGCCGGCACCTGAACCTGCCCGTGGTGCTCGCCGAGCGTGAGGGCATCTCCGACCGCGCGGCCTATCTGAAGGCGGTCGAGGTCCACAACGACCTCATGCACGACTTCGAGGCCGAGGCCGCGGCCCTGGCCGCCGCCTGCCCCGTCCCGAGCGTGCAGCGCTTCCTGCGGGGGGTGGCCGCGTGGGTCGACGGCAACCACTACTGGCACCAGACCAACACCTATCGGTACAGCCTCCCCGACTTCTGGTGA
- a CDS encoding geranyl diphosphate 2-C-methyltransferase produces MDVTMTSTSVFIPAPATPYQGDIARYWDGEARPVNLRLGDVDGLYHHHYGIGAVDHATLGDADDSSYESRLIAELHRLESAQAALLLDHLGPIERDATLVDAGCGRGGSMVMAHQRFGCTVEGVTLSAKQADFANQRARELGMDDHVRARVCDMLGMPFETGQAAASWNNESSMYVDLHDLFAEHARVLAAGGRYVTITGCWNPRYGQPSKWVSQINAHFECNIHSRREYLRAMADNRLVPQAVIDLTSATLPYWELRATSSLVTGIEEAFINSYKDGSFQYLLIAADRV; encoded by the coding sequence ATGGATGTGACCATGACGAGTACCTCCGTGTTCATCCCCGCCCCCGCCACGCCCTACCAGGGGGACATCGCCCGCTACTGGGACGGCGAGGCCAGGCCCGTGAACCTGCGTCTGGGCGATGTGGACGGTCTTTACCACCACCACTACGGCATCGGCGCCGTCGACCACGCCACCCTCGGTGACGCCGATGACAGCTCGTACGAGAGCCGGCTGATCGCCGAACTCCACCGGCTGGAGTCCGCGCAGGCCGCACTCCTCCTGGACCACCTTGGCCCCATCGAGCGCGACGCCACGCTCGTGGACGCCGGCTGCGGTCGCGGCGGCTCCATGGTCATGGCCCACCAGCGCTTCGGGTGCACGGTCGAGGGTGTCACCCTGTCGGCCAAGCAGGCCGACTTCGCCAACCAGCGCGCCCGCGAACTCGGCATGGACGACCATGTCCGCGCCCGCGTCTGCGACATGCTCGGCATGCCCTTCGAGACCGGGCAGGCCGCGGCCTCGTGGAACAACGAGTCGAGCATGTACGTCGACCTGCACGATCTGTTCGCCGAGCACGCGCGCGTCCTCGCGGCCGGCGGCCGTTATGTGACCATCACCGGCTGCTGGAACCCGCGGTACGGCCAGCCTTCGAAGTGGGTCTCCCAGATCAACGCGCACTTCGAGTGCAACATCCACTCCCGCCGGGAGTACCTGCGCGCCATGGCCGACAATCGCCTGGTGCCGCAGGCCGTCATCGACCTCACGTCCGCGACCCTGCCCTACTGGGAGCTGCGGGCCACGTCCTCGCTGGTCACCGGCATCGAGGAGGCGTTCATCAACTCCTACAAGGACGGTTCCTTCCAGTACCTGCTGATCGCGGCCGACCGGGTCTGA
- a CDS encoding MFS transporter, which produces MPRIRDAEEWVMVAGNGGSAGRWALAAVSATVFCVQLDAFALNLALPGVGRELGAAGGGLPWVVSGYLLAAGALMAGAGRLGDLYGRRRSLTAGLAVFGGASLVCALAPSLPVLVGARVVQGAGGALAMPAGLALLTNACPPGARARMTGRALGIGGMATVCGPYVGGALTEAVSWRAVFWLNVPIALVAMVCAARAAESRDTTAPVSLDAAGLVTATGALAALAVLVDRGHLWGWASGRSVTALALAAVLGVVFVRHERAVAHPLLDLALFGNRPFVALTAAGAAANAATVVVLFVVPLALQGPWRLSAAAAGTAFLAPAAAMALAGPVAGRIRTAAAVRAMAGALGLGAAALGAAAVATSLPVFLLAVTGCGAALGLAGALTLIATQAVVRPERAGEASGVTKTVITTAAGLGVALSGPAAEAHGGPAPAPAVDAALVAAAACCLAGAALLVLTRSGLNPASRWNKE; this is translated from the coding sequence ATGCCGAGGATTCGTGATGCCGAGGAGTGGGTGATGGTGGCGGGAAACGGTGGGTCCGCAGGGCGGTGGGCGCTGGCGGCGGTGTCCGCGACGGTGTTCTGCGTCCAGTTGGACGCCTTCGCGCTGAACCTGGCCCTGCCCGGGGTCGGGCGGGAGCTGGGGGCGGCGGGAGGCGGTCTCCCGTGGGTGGTGAGCGGGTATCTGCTCGCGGCCGGGGCGCTGATGGCGGGTGCCGGGCGGCTGGGCGATCTGTACGGCCGTCGTCGGTCGTTGACGGCGGGCCTGGCGGTGTTCGGCGGCGCGTCGCTGGTCTGCGCGCTCGCCCCGTCGCTTCCGGTGCTGGTGGGCGCGCGGGTGGTGCAGGGCGCGGGCGGGGCGCTGGCCATGCCGGCCGGTCTCGCCCTGCTGACGAACGCCTGTCCGCCCGGTGCGCGGGCGCGGATGACGGGCCGGGCGCTGGGCATCGGGGGCATGGCCACGGTGTGCGGGCCGTACGTGGGCGGGGCCCTCACCGAGGCCGTCTCCTGGCGGGCGGTGTTCTGGCTGAATGTGCCGATCGCACTGGTCGCCATGGTGTGCGCGGCACGGGCCGCGGAGTCGCGCGACACCACCGCGCCGGTGTCGCTGGACGCGGCGGGGCTGGTCACGGCCACCGGGGCGCTCGCCGCGCTCGCGGTCCTGGTCGACCGCGGACACCTGTGGGGCTGGGCCTCGGGCCGCTCGGTGACGGCCCTGGCGCTGGCCGCCGTGCTCGGGGTCGTCTTCGTACGGCATGAGCGGGCGGTGGCGCATCCGCTGCTGGACCTCGCCCTGTTCGGCAACCGGCCCTTCGTGGCCCTCACGGCGGCCGGGGCGGCGGCCAACGCCGCGACCGTGGTCGTCCTGTTCGTGGTGCCCCTGGCGCTCCAGGGGCCGTGGCGGCTGTCGGCGGCGGCCGCGGGGACGGCCTTCCTCGCCCCGGCGGCGGCGATGGCGCTGGCCGGGCCGGTGGCGGGGCGGATCCGTACCGCGGCCGCGGTGCGCGCGATGGCCGGGGCCCTGGGGCTGGGGGCGGCGGCGCTGGGCGCCGCCGCCGTGGCGACGTCCCTGCCGGTCTTCCTGCTCGCGGTCACGGGGTGCGGGGCCGCGCTCGGCCTCGCGGGCGCCCTGACGCTCATCGCCACCCAGGCGGTGGTGCGGCCCGAGCGCGCCGGGGAGGCGTCGGGGGTGACCAAGACGGTCATCACCACCGCGGCGGGGCTGGGGGTGGCCCTGTCCGGACCCGCCGCCGAGGCGCACGGCGGCCCTGCCCCGGCCCCGGCCGTCGACGCGGCCCTGGTGGCGGCCGCGGCCTGCTGTCTGGCCGGGGCCGCGCTGCTGGTGCTGACGCGGTCCGGATTGAACCCTGCCTCCCGGTGGAATAAAGAGTAA
- a CDS encoding DoxX family protein: MTSSHHENASAPAPAPAPTRSAAHVLLAHDVGLLVIRLGVGLIVAARGAQHLFGWWGGLGIDKTAVAFAQFGYPAPKAMAVIAGIIETFGGLALAVGLLTPLAGAAVAGTMANAVATVWQLGYFGGFEYPLLIGVGAAGLALSGAGRISLDALLPGLRSQRLIYGVAALVLAAILAVVTILLSKT; the protein is encoded by the coding sequence ATGACTTCTTCCCACCACGAGAACGCCTCCGCACCCGCCCCGGCCCCGGCCCCGACCAGGTCCGCGGCGCACGTCCTGCTCGCCCATGACGTCGGGCTGCTGGTCATCCGCCTCGGCGTCGGGCTGATCGTCGCCGCGCGCGGCGCACAGCATCTCTTCGGCTGGTGGGGCGGCCTGGGCATCGACAAGACGGCCGTGGCGTTCGCGCAGTTCGGCTACCCGGCCCCCAAGGCCATGGCCGTGATCGCGGGGATCATCGAAACCTTCGGCGGTCTCGCCCTCGCCGTGGGACTGCTCACCCCGCTCGCCGGAGCGGCCGTCGCGGGCACGATGGCCAACGCCGTCGCCACCGTCTGGCAGCTCGGGTATTTCGGCGGCTTCGAGTACCCGCTGCTCATCGGCGTCGGCGCCGCCGGGCTCGCGCTGTCCGGGGCCGGCCGGATCTCCCTCGACGCGCTCCTGCCCGGACTGCGGTCGCAGCGGCTGATCTACGGCGTCGCCGCACTGGTGCTGGCGGCGATCCTGGCGGTGGTGACGATCCTGCTCAGCAAGACCTGA
- a CDS encoding phosphodiester glycosidase family protein, which translates to MPPVAFARPLAALAAVSALVLGAAGQATADPTPAPAPEPLPRSSSEMLRPIAPPAASGTTGTRSVADGDGLQTARSSRPVAPGVRLTSYDRLESDKWLRVDSLSVDLAGGTKVDYLHPGQVAKRETVSQLAAEHDPGPGRRTVAAINGDFFDINQTGAPEGNGISGGRLVNSASAAGPGRAVGIGPADAGRVLQLYFDGTLTLPDGPHPLAALNAANVPAAGIGAYTAQWGGADRAQTVDGARRTAEVTVEDGKVTQAATAPGDDPVPAGATVLVGRDAGADELSELAVGDPVSMVYRPRTDSGDLPDTAVSGREPLVVDGKAVDHEGEGNNTTAPRTAVGFSRDGRTMQILTVDGRQADSGGVTLTELGLMMKDAGSYSALNLDGGGSSTLVAREPGSDTPRVENSPSDGSERLVPNGLALTAPDGSGRLKGFWADTAMDRASAPTVDPVRGGHPERVFPGLTRRLTAAGYDETYGPAEGTPQWHTADPRIGRVDADGTFTARHSGDTTVTARRGAAHGDTGLTVLDRLDRIQPTTRLVGLADAEATGRFGIVGLDAHGTSAPIEPSDVRLSYDHALFDIAPDPGTGTFTVTARRGEAAGQVKATVGGAETVLAVTVGLTERQEASFDDADRWAFSQARASGSAQATSDGHTGTGLKLDYDFTQSTATRAAYVTPPQQIAVDGQPQSFGLWIKGDGNGAWPTLHLKDAAGSDQLLRGPYVTWTGWRHVDFTVPAGVAYPLKVHRFYLAETSATRQYTGSVVIDDLTARVPPSVDLPAESVRPDPLISTATRTRGRDWRFAVMSDAQFVARDPDSPIVTQARRTLREIKAAEPDFLVINGDLVDEGSPADLSFARTVLTEELGDELPWTYVPGNHEVMGGSIDNFTTAFGPAHRTFDHRGTRFLTLDTSRLGLRAGGYDQIKELRAQLDAAAKDPGIGSVMVIEHVPPRDPTPQQGSQLSDRKEAALLEGWLADFRRTTGKGAGFIGSHVGTFHASRVDGVPYLINGNSGKNPATPPGQGGFTGWSLVGVDQVSAREQAAARHAPWQGGPDWVSVQTRAHVDGLTVTAPAELRTGQDADVTATVLQGDGADARRVPVGFPLSADWTGSPRLHIGDPDDAGRRDVAAYDPASGRLTALRPGTATLTVSVNGATARARFTVTAQAARAAAPAA; encoded by the coding sequence GTGCCTCCTGTCGCGTTCGCCAGACCCCTGGCGGCCCTGGCCGCGGTGTCCGCCCTTGTCCTGGGCGCCGCCGGCCAGGCCACCGCCGACCCCACCCCAGCCCCGGCTCCCGAGCCGCTGCCGCGGTCGTCCTCGGAGATGCTGCGGCCCATCGCACCACCGGCCGCCAGCGGTACGACGGGCACCCGCTCCGTGGCCGACGGCGACGGACTGCAGACCGCCCGCTCCTCCCGGCCGGTCGCCCCGGGAGTGCGGCTGACCTCCTACGACCGGCTGGAGTCCGACAAATGGCTGCGGGTGGACTCGCTGTCGGTGGACCTGGCCGGCGGCACCAAGGTCGACTATCTGCACCCCGGCCAGGTCGCGAAGCGCGAAACCGTCTCCCAACTGGCCGCCGAGCACGACCCCGGGCCCGGCCGCCGCACGGTCGCGGCGATCAACGGTGACTTCTTCGACATCAACCAGACCGGCGCCCCCGAGGGCAACGGCATCAGCGGCGGCCGCCTCGTCAACTCCGCCTCCGCGGCCGGACCCGGACGGGCCGTCGGCATCGGACCGGCCGACGCGGGCCGCGTCCTCCAGCTCTACTTCGACGGCACCCTGACCCTCCCCGACGGCCCCCATCCGCTCGCGGCGCTCAACGCGGCCAACGTCCCGGCCGCCGGAATCGGCGCCTACACCGCCCAGTGGGGCGGGGCGGACCGGGCGCAGACCGTGGACGGCGCACGGCGCACCGCCGAGGTCACGGTCGAGGACGGCAAGGTCACCCAGGCGGCCACCGCGCCCGGCGACGACCCGGTCCCGGCCGGTGCGACCGTGCTGGTCGGCCGGGACGCCGGCGCCGACGAGCTGTCCGAACTGGCCGTCGGCGACCCGGTGTCGATGGTGTACCGGCCGCGCACCGACAGCGGCGACCTGCCGGACACCGCCGTCAGCGGCCGGGAACCCCTCGTCGTCGACGGCAAGGCGGTCGACCACGAGGGCGAGGGCAACAACACCACGGCGCCGCGCACCGCCGTCGGCTTCTCCCGCGACGGCCGCACCATGCAGATCCTCACCGTGGACGGGCGGCAGGCCGACAGCGGCGGGGTCACCCTCACCGAACTGGGCCTGATGATGAAGGACGCGGGCTCCTACAGCGCGCTCAACCTCGACGGCGGCGGCTCCTCCACCCTGGTCGCCCGCGAGCCCGGAAGCGACACCCCCCGGGTGGAGAACAGCCCGTCCGACGGCAGCGAACGCCTCGTCCCCAACGGCCTCGCCCTCACCGCCCCCGACGGCAGTGGCCGGCTCAAGGGCTTCTGGGCGGACACCGCGATGGACCGCGCCTCCGCGCCCACCGTGGACCCGGTCCGGGGCGGCCACCCCGAGCGGGTCTTCCCCGGGCTCACCCGCCGCCTCACCGCCGCCGGTTACGACGAGACCTACGGCCCCGCCGAGGGCACCCCGCAGTGGCATACGGCCGACCCCCGGATCGGCCGGGTCGACGCCGACGGCACCTTCACCGCCCGCCACAGCGGCGACACCACCGTCACCGCCCGGCGCGGCGCCGCCCACGGCGACACCGGCCTCACGGTCCTGGACCGGCTGGACCGCATCCAGCCCACCACCCGGCTGGTCGGCCTGGCCGACGCCGAGGCCACCGGCCGGTTCGGCATCGTCGGCCTGGACGCGCACGGCACCAGCGCTCCCATCGAACCGTCCGATGTCCGACTTTCCTACGATCATGCCCTGTTCGACATCGCCCCGGACCCCGGAACGGGCACCTTCACCGTGACGGCACGCCGGGGCGAGGCCGCGGGGCAGGTCAAGGCCACCGTCGGCGGCGCCGAGACGGTGCTCGCCGTCACCGTCGGACTGACCGAGCGGCAGGAGGCGTCCTTCGACGACGCCGACCGCTGGGCCTTCAGCCAGGCCCGCGCCTCCGGTTCGGCCCAGGCCACATCCGACGGCCACACCGGCACCGGGCTGAAGCTGGACTACGACTTCACCCAGTCCACGGCCACCCGCGCCGCCTATGTCACCCCGCCCCAGCAGATCGCGGTGGACGGACAGCCGCAGTCCTTCGGCCTGTGGATCAAGGGCGATGGCAACGGGGCATGGCCCACCCTCCACCTGAAGGACGCGGCGGGCTCCGACCAGTTGCTCCGCGGCCCGTATGTGACCTGGACTGGATGGCGACATGTCGACTTCACCGTCCCGGCCGGGGTCGCGTATCCGCTGAAGGTCCACCGTTTCTACCTCGCCGAGACCTCCGCCACCCGCCAGTACACCGGCAGCGTGGTCATCGACGACCTGACGGCACGGGTGCCGCCCTCCGTCGACCTGCCGGCGGAGAGCGTGCGCCCGGACCCGCTGATCTCCACCGCCACCCGGACGCGGGGGCGCGACTGGCGGTTCGCGGTGATGTCCGACGCGCAGTTCGTGGCCCGCGACCCGGACAGCCCGATCGTCACCCAGGCCCGCCGCACCCTGCGGGAGATCAAGGCGGCCGAGCCCGACTTCCTGGTGATCAACGGGGACTTGGTGGACGAGGGTTCCCCCGCCGACCTGTCCTTCGCCCGCACCGTGCTGACGGAGGAGCTGGGCGATGAGCTGCCCTGGACCTACGTACCGGGCAACCATGAGGTGATGGGCGGCTCCATCGACAACTTCACCACCGCATTCGGGCCCGCGCACCGCACCTTCGACCACCGCGGCACCCGCTTCCTCACCCTGGACACCTCCCGTCTGGGACTGCGCGCCGGCGGCTACGACCAGATCAAGGAGTTGCGCGCCCAGCTGGACGCGGCCGCGAAGGACCCCGGCATCGGCTCGGTCATGGTGATCGAGCACGTGCCGCCGCGTGACCCCACCCCGCAGCAGGGCAGCCAACTGAGCGACCGCAAGGAGGCGGCCCTGCTGGAGGGCTGGCTGGCCGACTTCCGCCGCACGACGGGCAAGGGCGCGGGGTTCATCGGCAGCCATGTCGGCACCTTCCACGCCTCACGGGTGGACGGCGTCCCGTACCTGATCAACGGCAACTCCGGCAAGAACCCCGCCACCCCGCCCGGCCAGGGCGGCTTCACCGGCTGGTCGTTGGTCGGCGTGGACCAGGTCTCGGCACGGGAACAGGCGGCCGCGCGCCACGCACCGTGGCAGGGCGGCCCGGACTGGGTGTCGGTGCAGACCCGCGCCCATGTGGACGGGCTGACCGTCACCGCCCCGGCCGAACTGCGCACCGGGCAGGACGCCGACGTCACGGCGACCGTCCTCCAGGGCGACGGGGCCGATGCCCGCCGGGTGCCGGTCGGCTTCCCGCTGAGCGCGGACTGGACCGGCTCACCCCGTCTCCACATCGGCGATCCGGACGACGCCGGGCGCCGTGACGTGGCGGCGTACGACCCGGCGAGCGGCAGGCTGACCGCCCTGCGCCCGGGTACGGCCACCCTCACGGTGAGCGTGAACGGCGCGACCGCGCGGGCACGCTTCACCGTCACCGCGCAGGCGGCACGGGCCGCGGCCCCCGCGGCGTAG
- a CDS encoding metallophosphoesterase family protein, with amino-acid sequence MRLLLMSDTHLPRRAKALPGELLERLSHADVVVHAGDWVDLATLDLLQERARRLIGVYGNNDGPELRARLPEVARAELAGVRLGVVHETGPARGRERRCAERFPELDVLVFGHSHIPWDSTAEGRLRLLNPGSPTDRRRQPYCTYLTAAIEAGRLTAVELHRLPPRR; translated from the coding sequence GTGCGCCTTCTGCTGATGTCCGACACCCATCTCCCCCGGCGCGCCAAGGCGCTGCCCGGGGAGCTGCTGGAGCGGCTGTCGCACGCCGATGTCGTGGTCCACGCGGGTGACTGGGTCGACCTCGCCACTCTCGATCTGCTCCAGGAGCGAGCACGCCGGCTGATCGGGGTGTACGGCAACAACGACGGGCCCGAGCTGCGGGCGCGGCTGCCGGAGGTGGCCCGCGCCGAGCTGGCGGGGGTGCGGCTGGGCGTGGTGCACGAGACCGGACCGGCGCGGGGGCGGGAGCGGCGCTGCGCCGAGCGGTTCCCCGAGCTGGATGTGCTGGTGTTCGGGCACAGCCATATCCCGTGGGACTCCACGGCCGAGGGGCGGCTGCGGCTGCTCAACCCGGGCTCCCCCACCGACCGGCGCCGGCAGCCGTACTGTACGTATCTGACGGCCGCGATCGAGGCCGGGCGGCTGACCGCCGTGGAGCTGCACCGGCTGCCGCCCCGCCGCTGA
- a CDS encoding sulfatase: MTPGVPPEPGGHPVVARTVAWATTGLSLALVFLALLLPAELTLIEPTAFLRIPVEGICGATLLLLLPSRARRVVAVLAGVVLGALTLLNLLDIGFNEFLGRGFNVVLDWILLDDAESYVEDAFGGTAATLAMVGAVVLAVAVLVLMALAVLRISDVMARNGAVATRTTLVLGTVWVVCAALGVQVAGVPVASRSTAALVQDRAERVRKTLADEREFAKVAAVDTYGDTPGDQLLTGLRGKDVMFTFIESYGRTAIEDPRIAPGVGRTLKNATERLTKAGFAARSGWLTSATYGGSSWLGHSTFLIGLWIDNQNRYRTVTAGDHLSLTRAFQRTGAWRTVGIMPGVQKAWPEGRFYGLDHVYDSRDLGYQGPKFSWSTMPDQYALAAFERLEHGRKHDKPLMSEIILTSSHQPWAPIPRTIPWSEVGDGSVYRAIQKAGKKPADVFTDTTEVKTEYGKSIQYSVHSLIDYVLTYGDENTVLVFLGDHQPLARVSGDHAGRDVPVAIVAHDEAVLDRISGWGWQDGLMPDAKAPVWKMSSFRDRFLDAYGPRQP; encoded by the coding sequence CTGACACCGGGGGTTCCTCCTGAGCCGGGCGGACACCCCGTCGTGGCGCGGACGGTGGCATGGGCGACCACGGGACTGTCCCTGGCCCTGGTGTTCCTCGCCCTCCTCCTGCCGGCCGAACTCACCCTCATCGAACCCACCGCCTTCCTGCGCATCCCGGTGGAGGGGATATGCGGGGCCACACTGCTGCTGTTGCTGCCGTCGAGGGCGAGGCGGGTGGTGGCGGTGCTCGCCGGGGTGGTCCTCGGGGCGCTGACCCTGCTGAACCTCCTCGACATCGGCTTCAACGAGTTCCTCGGCCGGGGGTTCAACGTGGTGCTCGACTGGATACTGCTGGACGACGCCGAGTCGTACGTGGAGGACGCGTTCGGTGGGACGGCCGCCACTCTCGCCATGGTCGGTGCCGTGGTCCTCGCCGTCGCCGTGCTCGTCCTGATGGCACTCGCCGTCCTGCGGATCAGCGACGTCATGGCGCGCAACGGCGCCGTGGCCACCCGTACCACCCTGGTGCTGGGAACCGTGTGGGTCGTGTGCGCGGCGCTCGGGGTGCAGGTGGCCGGGGTACCGGTCGCCTCCAGGAGCACGGCCGCGCTCGTGCAGGACCGGGCCGAGCGAGTGCGCAAGACCCTGGCGGACGAGCGGGAGTTCGCCAAGGTGGCCGCCGTGGACACCTACGGCGACACCCCCGGCGACCAGTTGCTGACCGGGCTGCGCGGCAAGGACGTGATGTTCACCTTCATCGAGAGCTACGGCCGCACGGCCATCGAGGACCCGCGGATCGCCCCCGGAGTCGGCAGGACACTGAAGAACGCCACCGAGCGGTTGACGAAGGCCGGGTTCGCCGCCAGGAGCGGCTGGCTCACCTCGGCGACGTACGGCGGCAGCAGCTGGCTGGGCCACTCCACCTTCCTCATCGGCCTGTGGATCGACAACCAGAACCGCTACCGCACCGTCACCGCCGGCGACCACCTGTCCCTCACCCGCGCCTTCCAGCGCACCGGTGCCTGGCGGACGGTGGGCATCATGCCGGGGGTGCAGAAGGCGTGGCCGGAGGGGAGGTTCTACGGCCTCGACCACGTCTACGACTCCCGGGACCTCGGCTACCAGGGCCCGAAGTTCAGCTGGTCGACCATGCCCGACCAGTACGCCCTGGCGGCGTTCGAGCGTCTGGAGCACGGCAGGAAACATGACAAGCCGCTGATGTCGGAGATCATCCTGACCTCCAGCCACCAGCCCTGGGCACCCATTCCCCGGACGATCCCCTGGAGCGAGGTCGGGGACGGCTCCGTCTACCGGGCCATCCAGAAGGCGGGCAAGAAGCCCGCGGACGTGTTCACCGACACCACCGAGGTGAAGACCGAGTACGGGAAGTCCATCCAGTACTCGGTGCACAGCCTCATCGACTATGTGCTGACGTACGGCGACGAGAACACGGTGCTCGTCTTCCTCGGCGACCACCAGCCCCTGGCACGGGTCAGCGGCGACCACGCCGGCCGGGACGTACCGGTCGCGATCGTCGCGCATGACGAGGCCGTGCTGGACCGGATCTCCGGCTGGGGCTGGCAGGACGGTCTGATGCCGGACGCGAAGGCCCCGGTGTGGAAGATGAGTTCCTTCCGCGACCGCTTCCTGGACGCCTACGGACCGCGGCAGCCCTAG
- a CDS encoding tyrosine-type recombinase/integrase, translating to MAARTPAQAEKGTARDRYPRPLVSAAEAEWIWRQLSVAAMEDGAKPETVRLAVVVGLARASGARYGGLLRCTLSALDLDSGWVTLEHGKHRVPRRHGLDRGTVLVLRRWLRVRQELCAELEGSVPDALLLTVHHTHDNGVTVAAGLPITRQGLVLSWRRFVHRTNARYAGRRAPLPTRFEQVRRVWDT from the coding sequence ATGGCAGCGCGGACACCCGCACAGGCCGAGAAGGGGACGGCGCGGGACCGCTATCCGCGGCCGTTGGTGTCGGCGGCGGAGGCGGAGTGGATCTGGCGGCAGCTGTCGGTGGCGGCGATGGAGGACGGCGCCAAACCGGAGACCGTACGGCTCGCCGTGGTGGTGGGCCTGGCGCGGGCCAGCGGCGCCCGGTACGGCGGTCTGCTGCGCTGCACCCTGTCGGCACTGGACCTGGACTCCGGGTGGGTGACCCTCGAGCACGGCAAGCACCGCGTCCCGCGCCGGCACGGCCTGGACCGGGGCACCGTGCTGGTGCTGCGCCGCTGGCTGCGGGTGCGCCAGGAGCTCTGCGCCGAGTTGGAGGGATCGGTGCCGGACGCGCTGCTGCTGACGGTGCACCACACCCATGACAACGGTGTGACGGTGGCCGCCGGGCTGCCCATCACCCGGCAGGGGCTGGTGCTCTCCTGGCGTCGCTTCGTCCACCGTACGAACGCCCGGTACGCCGGCCGCCGCGCTCCGCTGCCCACCCGCTTCGAACAGGTCCGCCGCGTGTGGGACACCTGA